The Fusobacterium massiliense sequence TTTTCTTTATATAGTTTAGAAACAGTTTTTAGTGCTAAATTTTTAATTTTAGGATTAGGATAATTACCATTTTTAACAATATCAAGTACATGATACTTTCATTGTCCAGCAATAGAAGGTACATGGAAGTAGTCTAATTTTTTAAAAGTAAAATTTTCAGTAAATCCGCCAAGAGAAACAAGCGCATGAATATGAGGATTCCATTTTAAATCTCTACCAAAAGTATGAATAACAGTGATAAGTCCATAGTGAACGATATCAGAGTTAGTGAAATAATCTGAAGAAGATTTAGGAAGTTTATTTTTTCTATTATTTTTCTTGTAGAGATTATGAAATTGATATTCCATGGTTTCATTGACAGCAGTAGCTAGTTTAGAAAGTAAGTTTCTATCGTAAAAGAAAAAAGGTCTTAACTCTTCAGGAATAGTAAAAAGAATATGTCTATGAGAAACATTAAGAATATCATTAGTCATCTTTTGTGTCCAAGTAGCAGAATATTTAAATCCACAAGAAGGACAAAGTCTAGATTTACAAGTAATAGGAATAGTATGATAATGCCCACACTCAGTACAAGTATATTTAATGAAACCAGCTTTAGTATCGCGACAAAGCATAAACTTATTGATAGAGGTTTTAATGTACTCCAAATGGCTGTGAGTTAAAAAAGACTTGATAAAATTTAAGATTTGTGATAAATTTGCTATGGATAGTATTTCTTTAATCATGAGATATTAGTCCTTTCTGTATGTTTTAGTCCAAATAAATTTTACAGAAAAAGAGAGCCAATTGCAAAAGATTTTTTTAAAAATCTGCAATTAGCTTTTTTTATTAAATAAAAATTGACAACCGTGATTAAATTGTTTATAATTTTAGTAAACAATTTAAGGAGGTAATTTTTATGAAATTTAAAAATCTTATTAAAATTATGGTTCTATGTGTAAGTATAGGAACAACTGCTCTAGCTACTGAGCAAACAAATAAGTTAGAAAGTAAAGCTGTAGGTACAGAGTTAAAAGAATATGGAAAAATTTATAATAAGGATGGAGTTTTAGTTGTTCATAAACAACTAAAAAAAGGAGAAAAAATTCCTTCACATACTCATAAATATAAAGAACTTTTCTTTACAGTTGTTTCAGGAAAAATGGAAGTTAACTTAAATGACAAAGAGACTTATATAATGGAGCCTAAAAAAGCTTTAAATTTTGGTGGAGATGTAAGTATATCTGCAACAGCATTAGAAGATAGTGATATTTTTATATACTTAGCTGGGGAAAACAAATAATTTACCTAAGAGACTATTTATTAAATAGTCTCTTTTATTTTTCTATAGGAAAGTATAAATTAAATAGCAAAAATTAGTCTCTTGACAGCCGTATGAGTTCTACGAGCTCAATAAACACAGGCTCTTCGAACTAATACGGACGTCAGAGACTTTATTTATTTTATAGGAAAGTACAAATTTAAAAATTGAAAAAATTCTAACTTTTATATGGCTCTATATTCTTAATAAAAAAAGTTTTAAAATTAATATGGATATCTGAAATTATTTTTAAAATTTTTTATAAATCGATAAAAATTTTCTTAAATATCAAAAGTGCTATTGACAATAAAAAATAAAAAGTTTATAATGAATAAGTTATTATTATTAAAAATATAATTATCAAATAAGAAAGGAGGGTAAAATGCCTACTCTAAGTCAATTAGTAAAAAAAGGAAGACAAACTTTAACTGAAAAGAAAAAATCTCCAGCTTTACAAGGAAACCCACAAAGAAGAGGAGTTTGTGTAAGAGTTTATACAACTACACCTAAAAAACCAAACTCAGCTTTAAGAAAGGTTGCCAGAGTAAAACTAACTAATGGAATAGAAGTTACTTGTTACATTCCAGGTGAAGGACACAACTTACAAGAACACTCAATCGTTCTAGTAAGAGGAGGAAGAACAAAGGACTTACCAGGGGTTAGATATAAGATTATAAGAGGTGCTTTAGATACTGCAGGTGTTGCAAAAAGAAAACAAGGTAGATCTAAGTACGGAGCAAAAAACGCATAATTTAAGGAGGTGAAATAATAAATGTCAAGAAGAAGAGCAGCGGTAAAAAGAGATGTTTTACCTGATTCAAGATATTCTGATAAAGTTGTAACTAAAGTTATAAACTCAATAATGTTAGATGGGAAAAAATCAATAGCTGAAGGAATATTCTACTCAGCAATGGATTTAATAAAAGAAAAAACTGGTCAAGAAGGGTATGATGTATTTAGACAAGCACTAGATAACATAAAACCTCAAATTGAAGTTAGATCTAGAAGAATCGGAGGGGCTACATATCAAGTTCCTGTTGAAGTTAAAGCTGATAGACAACAAACTTTAGCTATAAGATGGTTAACTACTTATACTAGAGCGAGAAAAGAATACGGAATGATAGAAAAACTTGCAGCAGAATTAATTGCAGCAGCAAATAACGAAGGTGCAACAATAAAGAAAAAAGAAGATACTTATAAAATGGCAGAAGCTAACAGAGCATTTGCACACTACAGAGTATAATAATATAAATGTTTTCATTTAATCGAGGAGGAAAAATTTAATGGCTAGGAAAGTATCATTAGATATGACTAGAAACGTTGGAATAATGGCTCACATCGATGCTGGGAAAACAACAACAACAGAAAGAATATTATTCTATACAGGTGTTGAAAGAAAACTAGGAGAAGTTCACGAAGGTCAAGCAACAATGGACTGGATGGAACAAGAGCAAGAAAGAGGGATAACAATAACTTCTGCAGCTACTACTTGTTTTTGGAGAGAACACAGAATAAATATAATAGACACACCAGGTCACGTGGACTTTACTGTTGAAGTTGAAAGATCACTAAGAGTATTAGATGGAGCTGTTGCTGTATTCTCAGCTGTTGATGGTGTACAACCACAATCTGAAACAGTTTGGAGACAAGCAGATAAATATAAAGTGCCAAGAATAGCATTCTTTAATAAAATGGATAGAATTGGTGCAAACTTTGATATGTGTGTATCAGATATCAAAGAAAAATTAGGATCAAATCCAGTACCTATACAAATTCCTATTGGTGCAGAAGATCAATTTGAAGGAGTAGTAGATTTAATAGAAATGAAAGAAATTGTTTGGCCAGTAGATTCAGACAATGGACAACATTTTAATGTAAATGAAATTAGAGCAGAATTAAAAGAAAAAGCTGAAGAAGCAAGACATTATATGCTTGAATCTATTGTTGAAACTGATGATGTTCTAATGGAAAAATTCTTTGCTGATGAAGAAATTACTAAAGAAGAAATAATAAAAGCATTAAGACACGCAACAATAGAAAATACAGTAGTTCCTGTTGTATGTGGAACAGCATTCAAAAATAAAGGTATTCAAGCATTACTTGATGCAATTGTAAACTATATGCCTGCTCCAACTGACGTTGCAATGGTTGAAGGGACAGACCCTAAAAATTCTGAAATTAAAATAGACAGAGAAATGTCTGATGAGGCTCCTTTTGCTTCACTTGCATTTAAAGTTATGACAGACCCATTCGTAGGAAGATTAACATTCTTCAGAGTATATTCTGGTATAGTTGAAAAAGGAGCTACTGTTCTTAACTCAACTAAAGGTAAGAAAGAAAGAATGGGAAGAATACTTCAAATGCATGCTAACAAAAGAGAAGAAATTGAACATGTATACTGTGGAGATATAGCTGCAGCAGTTGGTCTTAAAGACACAACAACAGGGGATACTCTATGTGCTGAAGATGCTCCAATAGTTCTTGAACAAATGGAATTCCCAGAACCAGTTATTTCAGTTGCAGTTGAACCAAAAACTAAAAATGACCAAGAAAAAATGGGAATTGCTTTATCAAAACTTGCAGAAGAAGACCCTACATTCAGAGTTAGAACTGATGAAGAAACAGGTCAAACAATTATCTCAGGAATGGGAGAATTACACCTTGAAATCATCGTAGACAGAATGAAGAGAGAATTTAAGGTTGAATCAAATGTTGGGAAACCTCAAGTTGCATACAGAGAAACTATTACTCAACAATGGGATCAAGAAGTTAAATATGCAAAACAATCTGGAGGTAGAGGACAATACGGACACGTTAAAATTATCCTTGAACCAAATCCAGGAAAAGAATTTGAATTTGTTAACAAAATTACTGGAGGGGTTATTCCTAGAGAATATATACCTGCAGTAGAAAAAGGATGTAAAGAAGCTCTTGAATCAGGAGTTATAGCTGGATATCCTTTAGTTGATGTAAAAGTTACATTATATGATGGATCATACCACGAAGTTGACTCATCAGAAATGGCATTCAAAATAGCTGGATCAATGGCTCTTAAACAAGCTGCTGCAAAAGCTAAACCAGTAATATTAGAACCTGTATTTAAAGTAGAAGTAACTACTCCAGAAGAATACATGGGAGATATTATTGGAGACTTAAACTCAAGAAGAGGAATGGTATCTGGAATGATAGATAGAAACGGGGCTAAAATAATAACAGCTAAAGTTCCTTTATCAGAAATGTTCGGATACGCAACTGACTTAAGATCTAAATCTCAAGGAAGAGCTACTTACTCTTGGGAATTTTCTGAATATCTTCAAGTACCTGCTTCTATCCAAAAAGCAATACAAGAAGAAAGAGGAAAATAATTTACTTTTTACTAAAATAGTGTATAATTATAGTAATAAAGTTAGTAGTGAAAATTTTAAAGAAATGATTTAAATTAATATTAGGAGGAAAAAATGGCTAAAGAAAAATTTGAAAGAAGCAAACCACATGTAAACATTGGAACAATTGGACACGTTGACCACGGAAAAACAACTACAACTGCTGCTATATCTAAAGTATTATCTGATAAAGGATGGGCTAAAAAAGTAGATTTTGATCAAATCGATGCTGCTCCTGAAGAAAAAGAAAGAGGAATTACTATCAATACAGCTCATATAGAATATGAAACAGCAACAAGACACTATGCTCACGTTGACTGTCCAGGACACGCGGACTATGTTAAAAACATGATAACTGGAGCTGCTCAAATGGACGGAGCTATACTTGTTGTATCAGCTGCTGATGGTCCTATGCCTCAAACAAGAGAACATATCTTACTTTCTAGACAAGTTGGAGTTCCATACATAGTTGTTTACTTAAACAAATCAGATATGGTTGAAGATGAAGAATTACTAGAATTAGTTGAAATGGAAGTTAGAGAATTATTAAATGAATATGGATTCCCAGGAGATGATATTCCTGTAATCAGAGGTTCATCTCTAGGAGCTTTAAATGGAGAACAAAAATGGGTTGACCAAATATTAGCACTTATGGATGCGGTAGATAACTATATCCCTACTCCAGAAAGAGCAGTAGATCAACCATTCTTGATGCCAATAGAAGACGTATTTACTATTACAGGAAGAGGAACAGTTGTTACTGGAAGAGTTGAAAGAGGAGTTATCAAAGTTGGAGAAGAAATCGAAATCGTTGGTATCAAACCTACAACTAAAACAACTTGTACAGGAGTTGAAATGTTTAGAAAACTTCTTGATCAAGGTCAAGCAGGAGACAACATTGGAGCTCTATTAAGAGGAACTAAGAAAGAAGAAGTTGAAAGAGGACAAGTTCTTGCTAAACCAGGATCAATTCACCCTCATACAAACTTCAAAGGTGAAGTATACGTATTAACTAAAGAAGAAGGAGGAAGACATACTCCATTCTTCTCAGGATACAGACCACAATTCTACTTCAGAACTACTGACATCACTGGTGCAGTAACATTACCTGAAGGAGTAGAAATGGTAATGCCAGGAGATAACATAACTATGACTGTTGAATTAATCCACCCAATCGCAATGGAACAAGGATTAAGATTTGCCATCAGAGAAGGTGGAAGAACAGTTGCTTCTGGAGTTGTTTCTGAAATAACTAAATAATAATTTATCTATAAATAAAAATAGATAAAAATAAACTGCATTTAAAGTTTTGTGTACAAAAATTTTAAATGCAGTTTTTATTATTCTATAGAAAAATGGTTATTAGTCTCTGAAGTCCGTATTAGTTCGAAGAGCCTGTGTTTGTTGAGCTCGTAGAACTCATACGGCTGTCAAGAAATTTTTTTATTATGTAGAGAAGTATAAAATAATCAAAAATAAAAAAGTGCAATACTCTTATTAAAGAATTTATTACACTTTTTTGAATTTGATTTGAAAAAATTATTTTTTTAATCTCTTATTTAATTCTTCTGAAAGACTTTCATATCCTTTTTTACCTAAAAGAGCAAACATGTTTTTCTTGTAAGATTCAACTCCAGGTTGATCAAAAGGATTAACTTCTAAAATATATCCACTTACAGCACAAGCTTTTTCAAAGAAGTAGATTAAGTATCCAACATTGAAGGCATTAAGTTCAGGGATATTTAAAACCATACAAGGAACTCCACCATCAATATGGGCAAGTAAAGTACCATTAAATGCTTTATTATTTACAAATGAAAGACCTTTTCCTTCTAAGTAATTAAGTCCATCTAAATCTTCAGCTTCAGCTTTTATTATAATATCTTTATCGGAACTTTCTAGATTAATAACAGTTTCAAAAAGATTTCTTCTACCATCTTGAATATATTGACCCATAGAATGTAAATCAGTAGTTAAATCAACAGAAGCTGGGAAGATACCTTTTTTATCTTTACCTTCAGATTCACCATAAAGTTGTTTCCACCATTCAGATATAAAGTGGAATCTAGGTTCATAATTAGCTAAAATTTCAATGTTATAATCTTTTCTTAATAGTAGATTTCTAATAACTGCATATTTATAACAATCATTATTTTCAAAATCTTTTGAAAAATCTTCTCTAGCAACTTTAGCACCTTCCATTAGTTTATCGATATCAATTCCTGCAACAGCTATTGGAAGTAAACCAACAGCAGTTAATACTGAGAATCTTCCACCAACATCATCAGGGATAACAAATTCTTCATATTTTTTAGCATCAGCTAATTGTTTTAATGCACCTTTTTTAGCATCTGTTGTAACATAAATTCTTTCACTTGCTTTATCTCCATATTTTTTCTCAGCTAGTTCTTTAAATACTCTGAAAGCTATGGCAGGTTCAGTTGTAGTTCCTGATTTAGAGATAACATTTATTGAGAAATCTCTATCTCCAATAATTTCAATAAGGTCAGTTAAATACTTTCCAGATATATTTTGTCCGGCAAAATATATCTCAGGAGTTTTTTTACCTTTAAAAGAATTGTAAAAACTATGAGTTAGACATTCGATAACAGCTCTAGCTCCAAGATAAGAACCACCAATACCAATAACGACTAAAACTTCTGAATCTTCTTGAATTTTTTTACTAGATTTTTTTATTCTTTCAAACTCATCTTTGTCGTAATTGATAGGAAGGTCTAGCCAACCTAAAAAATCATTTCCGGCTCCAGTTTTTGAATGCAATTTTTGTGCAAAATTTTCAGTTAAATTTTTCATATTATTAAACTCATTCTTGTCAACAAATTTAAAAACATTAGAATAATCAAGATTTACTTTTCTCATTATAAAAATCCCTCCAATTTTTTCAAAAAACATAAAATAAGTATTTGATTTTTTTATATATTATGATATAGTACTATAAACAATTTTTAATTCATAGTAAAAATAAAAATTTTATGTAGATTGATTAACTTTTAAACACTTTATTTCTTTAGAATTATATCATTTTTTATTTATTTGTTAAAGCTATAATTGAAATATCATAAAAAATATTTAATATAAAGAGAAAAACTGATTGACTAAAAATTAAAAATATGATATTTTATAAATAGATACAAAAAATATGTATGTATAGTGTATTAATCATACTATATTTATATTTTTTATTTAAAAAAGGAAGTTTTAAATGTAGGAGGTTAAACTATGGAAAAGAAAAAAATAGGTTTAGTACCTAGACTGATTATTGCAATAATTGTTGGAATTTTAATAGGACAATATATGCCACTAGGAATAGTAAGAATTTTTAAGACATTCAGTACATTCTTTGGATCGTTTTTATCATTCTTTATACCGCTTATGATAGTTGGATATGTAGTATCAGGAATAGCAAAATTGACTGAAGGAGCTGGAAAACTTCTAGGGTTTACAGCAATAGTATCTTACATTTCTACTATAATAGCTGGAACTTTTTCTTATACAGTGGCAGCTAATTTATATCCTAAATTATTAGCAGGGGGAGCACATCAAAATATAAATTTTACAGGAGAAATAGCACCTTATTTTACAATACCATTAAAAGCTCCTATAGATGTAACTGCAGCAATAGTATTTGCCTTTATGATGGGAATAACAATTAGTTTTATGAGAACTAAAGGAAAAGGCGAAGTAACATTTAATTTATTTAATGAATATGAAGAAGTAATAACTATGATATTAGCAGGATTTGTAATTCCATTGTTACCATATCATATTTTAGGAATATTCAGTGAAATGTCATATTTAGGTGAAGTGTTTACTGTAATTTCAGTTTTCATAAAGATATATTTATGTATATTTGCTATGCACTATATCTACATGCTTGTGATGTTCTCAATTGCAGGTGGAGTTTCAAAGAAAAATCCATTCACTTTAATAAAAAACCAAATACCCGCATATTTTACAGCAGTAGGGACTCAATCATCAGCGGCAACTATTCCTGTAAACATTCAATCTGGTTTAAAAAATGGAACTACTCCTGAAATAGTAGATTTTGTTGTACCTTTATGTGCTACTATCCATTTATCAGGAAGTATGATAACATTGACAAGTTGTATAATGGGAGTGTTGTTATTAAATGGAATGCCTCATTCATTGTCAATAATGTTCCCATTTATATGTATGCTTGGAATAGCTATGGTTGCAGCACCAGGAGCACCGGGTGGAGCGGTTATGAGTGCATTGCCTTTCTTATTCCTAATAGGTATAAATG is a genomic window containing:
- a CDS encoding transposase zinc-binding domain-containing protein, with translation MIKEILSIANLSQILNFIKSFLTHSHLEYIKTSINKFMLCRDTKAGFIKYTCTECGHYHTIPITCKSRLCPSCGFKYSATWTQKMTNDILNVSHRHILFTIPEELRPFFFYDRNLLSKLATAVNETMEYQFHNLYKKNNRKNKLPKSSSDYFTNSDIVHYGLITVIHTFGRDLKWNPHIHALVSLGGFTENFTFKKLDYFHVPSIAGQ
- a CDS encoding cupin domain-containing protein — protein: MKFKNLIKIMVLCVSIGTTALATEQTNKLESKAVGTELKEYGKIYNKDGVLVVHKQLKKGEKIPSHTHKYKELFFTVVSGKMEVNLNDKETYIMEPKKALNFGGDVSISATALEDSDIFIYLAGENK
- the rpsL gene encoding 30S ribosomal protein S12 — protein: MPTLSQLVKKGRQTLTEKKKSPALQGNPQRRGVCVRVYTTTPKKPNSALRKVARVKLTNGIEVTCYIPGEGHNLQEHSIVLVRGGRTKDLPGVRYKIIRGALDTAGVAKRKQGRSKYGAKNA
- the rpsG gene encoding 30S ribosomal protein S7; amino-acid sequence: MSRRRAAVKRDVLPDSRYSDKVVTKVINSIMLDGKKSIAEGIFYSAMDLIKEKTGQEGYDVFRQALDNIKPQIEVRSRRIGGATYQVPVEVKADRQQTLAIRWLTTYTRARKEYGMIEKLAAELIAAANNEGATIKKKEDTYKMAEANRAFAHYRV
- the fusA gene encoding elongation factor G, with the translated sequence MARKVSLDMTRNVGIMAHIDAGKTTTTERILFYTGVERKLGEVHEGQATMDWMEQEQERGITITSAATTCFWREHRINIIDTPGHVDFTVEVERSLRVLDGAVAVFSAVDGVQPQSETVWRQADKYKVPRIAFFNKMDRIGANFDMCVSDIKEKLGSNPVPIQIPIGAEDQFEGVVDLIEMKEIVWPVDSDNGQHFNVNEIRAELKEKAEEARHYMLESIVETDDVLMEKFFADEEITKEEIIKALRHATIENTVVPVVCGTAFKNKGIQALLDAIVNYMPAPTDVAMVEGTDPKNSEIKIDREMSDEAPFASLAFKVMTDPFVGRLTFFRVYSGIVEKGATVLNSTKGKKERMGRILQMHANKREEIEHVYCGDIAAAVGLKDTTTGDTLCAEDAPIVLEQMEFPEPVISVAVEPKTKNDQEKMGIALSKLAEEDPTFRVRTDEETGQTIISGMGELHLEIIVDRMKREFKVESNVGKPQVAYRETITQQWDQEVKYAKQSGGRGQYGHVKIILEPNPGKEFEFVNKITGGVIPREYIPAVEKGCKEALESGVIAGYPLVDVKVTLYDGSYHEVDSSEMAFKIAGSMALKQAAAKAKPVILEPVFKVEVTTPEEYMGDIIGDLNSRRGMVSGMIDRNGAKIITAKVPLSEMFGYATDLRSKSQGRATYSWEFSEYLQVPASIQKAIQEERGK
- the tuf gene encoding elongation factor Tu; the protein is MAKEKFERSKPHVNIGTIGHVDHGKTTTTAAISKVLSDKGWAKKVDFDQIDAAPEEKERGITINTAHIEYETATRHYAHVDCPGHADYVKNMITGAAQMDGAILVVSAADGPMPQTREHILLSRQVGVPYIVVYLNKSDMVEDEELLELVEMEVRELLNEYGFPGDDIPVIRGSSLGALNGEQKWVDQILALMDAVDNYIPTPERAVDQPFLMPIEDVFTITGRGTVVTGRVERGVIKVGEEIEIVGIKPTTKTTCTGVEMFRKLLDQGQAGDNIGALLRGTKKEEVERGQVLAKPGSIHPHTNFKGEVYVLTKEEGGRHTPFFSGYRPQFYFRTTDITGAVTLPEGVEMVMPGDNITMTVELIHPIAMEQGLRFAIREGGRTVASGVVSEITK
- a CDS encoding glucose-6-phosphate isomerase codes for the protein MRKVNLDYSNVFKFVDKNEFNNMKNLTENFAQKLHSKTGAGNDFLGWLDLPINYDKDEFERIKKSSKKIQEDSEVLVVIGIGGSYLGARAVIECLTHSFYNSFKGKKTPEIYFAGQNISGKYLTDLIEIIGDRDFSINVISKSGTTTEPAIAFRVFKELAEKKYGDKASERIYVTTDAKKGALKQLADAKKYEEFVIPDDVGGRFSVLTAVGLLPIAVAGIDIDKLMEGAKVAREDFSKDFENNDCYKYAVIRNLLLRKDYNIEILANYEPRFHFISEWWKQLYGESEGKDKKGIFPASVDLTTDLHSMGQYIQDGRRNLFETVINLESSDKDIIIKAEAEDLDGLNYLEGKGLSFVNNKAFNGTLLAHIDGGVPCMVLNIPELNAFNVGYLIYFFEKACAVSGYILEVNPFDQPGVESYKKNMFALLGKKGYESLSEELNKRLKK
- a CDS encoding dicarboxylate/amino acid:cation symporter, which encodes MEKKKIGLVPRLIIAIIVGILIGQYMPLGIVRIFKTFSTFFGSFLSFFIPLMIVGYVVSGIAKLTEGAGKLLGFTAIVSYISTIIAGTFSYTVAANLYPKLLAGGAHQNINFTGEIAPYFTIPLKAPIDVTAAIVFAFMMGITISFMRTKGKGEVTFNLFNEYEEVITMILAGFVIPLLPYHILGIFSEMSYLGEVFTVISVFIKIYLCIFAMHYIYMLVMFSIAGGVSKKNPFTLIKNQIPAYFTAVGTQSSAATIPVNIQSGLKNGTTPEIVDFVVPLCATIHLSGSMITLTSCIMGVLLLNGMPHSLSIMFPFICMLGIAMVAAPGAPGGAVMSALPFLFLIGINADGPLGSLLIALYITQDSFGTAINVSGDNAIAIYVDEFYKRYIKKNKTA